A region from the Panicum hallii strain FIL2 chromosome 1, PHallii_v3.1, whole genome shotgun sequence genome encodes:
- the LOC112893756 gene encoding glutamate receptor 3.1-like isoform X3 has protein sequence METDAIAIIGPQCSTIAHIISYVANELQVPLMSFASDATLSSIQFPFFVRTMPSDLYEMAAVAAVVDYYQWKIVTAIYVDDDYGRNGIAALDDELTARRCKISYKVGFPSNAKRSELLNLLVTVSNMESRVIILHTGAEPGLKLLSLANGLNMMGNGYVWIATDWLSSYIDANSSVPAETINGMQGVLTVRPHIPKSKMKSNLMSKWSSLSKKYNHSDLRLSAYGFYVYDSVWAVARALDAFFNDGGRISFKNDSRLRDETGGSLHLEAMSVFDMGNKLLGKIRQVNFTGASGQVQFNAQGELIHPAYDIISIIGNGVRTIGFWSNYTRLLSTVLPEDLYLKPPNTSLANQHLYDVIWPGETAQKPRGWVFPSNAKELIIGVPNRFSFKEFVTLDNGTGKMTGYCIDVFTQALSLLPYPVTYRFEAFGSGTENPHYDQLVQKIVDNEFDAAVGDIAITMSRTQTLDFTQPFIESGLVILAPVKKHITNSWAFLQPFTLGMWCVVGLSFLVVGVVIWVLEHRINDEFRGSPRQQLITIVWFSFSTLFFAHRENTMSTLGRGVLIIWLFVVLIIQSSYTASLTSILTVQQLDTSIRGLDDLKNSDYPIGFQVGSFAEEYMVKELNISRSRLKALGSPEEYAENLKLGPKKGGVMAIVDERPYVELFLSTNCKIAVAGSDFTSRGWGFAFPRDSPLQVDLSTAILTLSENGELQRIHDKWLKTGECLADNTQFVDSNQLRLESFLGLFLICGAACVLALLIYFGIMLRRYLKHEPPESISAEPGSSKSKRSLKRFFSFVDDREPPKQKRSLRLSGSSMPTTPTSNVDIERPVRPIRNGGVVNIES, from the exons ATGGAGACTGATGCTATTGCAATCATTGGGCCACAATGCTCTACTATTGCTCATATCATTTCGTATGTCGCAAATGAGCTCCAGGTTCCTTTGATGTCCTTTGCATCTGATGCAACTCTATCATCAATTCAATTCCCATTCTTTGTACGGACTATGCCCAGTGATCTCTACGAAATGGCAGCTGTGGCTGCAGTTGTTGATTACTACCAATGGAAGATAGTGACTGCCATATACGTTGATGATGATTATGGTCGAAATGGCATTGCTGCTTTGGATGATGAACTTACTGCTAGGCGCTGCAAAATTTCCTACAAGGTTGGGTTTCCCTCAAATGCGAAAAGAAGTGAGCTTCTAAATTTGTTGGTTACCGTTAGTAATATGGAGTCTCGTGTTATTATCCTCCATACTGGTGCGGAACCTGGACTCAAGCTTCTCTCACTTGCGAACGGACTGAACATGATGGGCAATGGCTATGTATGGATTGCAACTGATTGGCTTTCTTCTTATATTGATGCTAATTCATCAGTCCCTGCTGAAACTATAAATGGCATGCAAGGTGTTCTGACTGTACGTCCACACATCCCTAAGTCAAAGATGAAGAGTAATTTGATGTCCAAATGGAGCAGCTTAAGCAAGAAATACAACCACAGTGATCTTCGCCTGAGTGCTTATGGATTTTATGTTTATGATAGTGTGTGGGCAGTAGCTCGGGCCCTGGACGCCTTCTTTAATGATGGTGGAAGGATTTCCTTTAAAAATGACTCAAGGTTGCGTGATGAAACTGGGGGAAGTCTTCACCTTGAAGCCATGAGTGTTTTTGACATGGGAAACAAATTACTGGGTAAGATTAGACAGGTGAACTTCACTGGGGCGTCTGGCCAAGTGCAATTTAATGCTCAGGGTGAACTCATTCATCCTGCCTATGACATCATAAGCATAATTGGAAATGGCGTGCGGACCATTGGTTTTTGGTCAAACTATACAAGATTGCTGTCGACCGTCCTTCCAGAAGACCTATATTTGAAGCCTCCTAATACTTCTCTTGCCAATCAACATCTCTATGATGTCATTTGGCCTGGAGAGACTGCACAGAAGCCTCGAGGTTGGGTCTTTCCTTCCAATGCCAAGGAGTTGATAATCGGCGTCCCCAACAGATTTAGCTTTAAAGAGTTTGTCACCCTAGATAATGGTACTGGGAAAATGACAGGCTATTGCATCGATGTCTTCACTCAAGCATTGTCTTTGCTTCCTTATCCAGTTACATACAGATTTGAAGCTTTTGGCAGTGGTACTGAAAATCCTCATTACGATCAACTCGTACAGAAGATTGTGGACAAT GAGTTTGATGCAGCAGTAGGGGACATTGCAATTACAATGAGCAGAACTCAAACTCTTGATTTCACCCAGCCCTTTATTGAGTCAGGCCTGGTTATCTTGGCTCCGGTCAAAAAGCATATAACGAATTCCTGGGCATTCTTGCAGCCATTTACATTGGGGATGTGGTGTGTTGTAGGGTTGTCTTTTCTTGTTGTTGGTGTGGTTATTTGGGTTCTTGAGCATCGAATCAATGATGAATTCCGTGGCTCACCACGGCAACAACTAATAACAATTGTTTG GTTCAGCTTTTCGACTCTATTTTTTGCACATA GAGAAAACACTATGAGCACCTTAGGACGTGGTGTTCTGATCATATGGCTATTTGTTGTTTTGATCATTCAATCCAGCTATACCGCAAGTCTTACTTCCATCCTAACGGTGCAACAACTCGATACTTCTATAAGAGGACTTGATGACCTGAAAAATAGTGATTATCCTATTGGTTTCCAAGTTGGTTCTTTTGCAGAAGAATACATGGTCAAGGAACTCAACATCTCACGGTCAAGGCTAAAAGCTCTCGGTTCTCCTGAAGAGTATGCTGAAAACCTCAAGCTAGGCCCTAAGAAAGGAGGTGTTATGGCCATTGTCGATGAGCGCCCCTATGTTGAGCTGTTTTTGTCAACTAACTGTAAGATTGCTGTAGCTGGCTCAGATTTCACCAGTAGAGGATGGGGCTTT GCATTTCCAAGGGATTCCCCTCTGCAAGTAGACCTGTCCACCGCAATCCTAACACTGTCGGAGAATGGGGAACTGCAGCGAATCCACGACAAGTGGCTCAAGACAGGTGAATGCTTAGCTGACAACACCCAGTTTGTGGACTCGAACCAGCTCCGCCTTGAGAGCTTCTTGGGCCTGTTTCTCATTTGTGGTGCAGCATGTGTCCTCGCACTGCTCATTTACTTCGGCATCATGCTACGCCGGTACCTGAAACATGAACCGCCCGAATCTATCTCCGCAGAGCCAGGGTCATCGAAATCGAAGCGCAGCCTCAAAAGATTCTTCTCGTTCGTCGATGACCGGGAGCCACCAAAGCAAAAGCGGTCCTTGCGCCTCTCAGGGAGTTCGATGCCAACAACGCCTACCAGTAATGTTGACATAGAAAGGCCGGTGAGGCCAATCAGAAATGGAGGTGTTGTTAATATAGAGAGCTAG
- the LOC112879063 gene encoding peptidyl-prolyl cis-trans isomerase FKBP18, chloroplastic isoform X2, which produces MASSGLPSRTFHRRRLPSSAPSHPSGETCVPFCLPGAVSRRRAAVQLLSAGFLTAVSPPPPSLAARRGRIVVPPEDYVTAPDGLKYYDLVEGKGPTAEKGSSVQVHFDCIYRGITAVSSRESKLLAGNRSIAQPYEFIVGSLPGKERKRDFADNANGLYSAQAAPKPPAAMYTITEGMKVGGKRRVIVPPELGYGKRGMSEIPPDAPFELDIELLEVVSPAEK; this is translated from the exons ATGGCTTCCTCAGGCCTGCCTTCTAGAAcgttccaccgccgccggctcccCTCGTCCGCTCCCTCTCATCCTTCGGGGGAGACTTGCGTCCCGTTCTGCCTCCCCGGCGCCGTCTCCCGGCGACGGGCTGCCGTGCAGCTCCTCTCCGCCGGTTTCTTGACCGccgtctcgccgccgccgccttcgctcgCCGCGAGGAGGGGACGCATTGTAGTGCCGCCGGAGGACTATGTCACTGCAC ctgatggactgaagtactATGATCTTGTTGAAGGGAAGGGTCCAACTGCTGAAAAGGGCTCAAGTGTGCAG GTTCATTTTGACTGCATATACCGTGGCATCACCGCTGTGTCAAGCCGTGAGTCCAAGCTCCTAGCAGGAAACCGAAGTATCGCGCAG CCTTATGAGTTCATTGTTGGGTCACTGCCTGGGAAAGAACGAAAGCGGGACTTTGCAGACAATGCCAATGGGCTATACTCCGCGCAAGCAGCACCAAAGCCTCCAGCCGCCATGTACACGATAACTGAGGGGATGAAAGTAGGGGGAAAG AGGAGAGTAATTGTCCCTCCGGAGCTAGGATATGGGAAAAGGGGGATGAGTGAGATACCG CCTGATGCTCCTTTTGAACTGGATATAGAGCTATTGGAAGTGGTCTCTCCTGCAGAAAAATGA
- the LOC112879063 gene encoding peptidyl-prolyl cis-trans isomerase FKBP18, chloroplastic isoform X1 — translation MASSGLPSRTFHRRRLPSSAPSHPSGETCVPFCLPGAVSRRRAAVQLLSAGFLTAVSPPPPSLAARRGRIVVPPEDYVTAPADGLKYYDLVEGKGPTAEKGSSVQVHFDCIYRGITAVSSRESKLLAGNRSIAQPYEFIVGSLPGKERKRDFADNANGLYSAQAAPKPPAAMYTITEGMKVGGKRRVIVPPELGYGKRGMSEIPPDAPFELDIELLEVVSPAEK, via the exons ATGGCTTCCTCAGGCCTGCCTTCTAGAAcgttccaccgccgccggctcccCTCGTCCGCTCCCTCTCATCCTTCGGGGGAGACTTGCGTCCCGTTCTGCCTCCCCGGCGCCGTCTCCCGGCGACGGGCTGCCGTGCAGCTCCTCTCCGCCGGTTTCTTGACCGccgtctcgccgccgccgccttcgctcgCCGCGAGGAGGGGACGCATTGTAGTGCCGCCGGAGGACTATGTCACTGCAC CagctgatggactgaagtactATGATCTTGTTGAAGGGAAGGGTCCAACTGCTGAAAAGGGCTCAAGTGTGCAG GTTCATTTTGACTGCATATACCGTGGCATCACCGCTGTGTCAAGCCGTGAGTCCAAGCTCCTAGCAGGAAACCGAAGTATCGCGCAG CCTTATGAGTTCATTGTTGGGTCACTGCCTGGGAAAGAACGAAAGCGGGACTTTGCAGACAATGCCAATGGGCTATACTCCGCGCAAGCAGCACCAAAGCCTCCAGCCGCCATGTACACGATAACTGAGGGGATGAAAGTAGGGGGAAAG AGGAGAGTAATTGTCCCTCCGGAGCTAGGATATGGGAAAAGGGGGATGAGTGAGATACCG CCTGATGCTCCTTTTGAACTGGATATAGAGCTATTGGAAGTGGTCTCTCCTGCAGAAAAATGA
- the LOC112893756 gene encoding glutamate receptor 3.1-like isoform X2, which produces MKILFLMLFLVSLFLFPNVIHKSLAARPSVVSIGSILRFNSTTGGVSVVAIHAALEDINSDPTVLNGTMLQVDMRDTNCDDGFLGMVEALQFMETDAIAIIGPQCSTIAHIISYVANELQVPLMSFASDATLSSIQFPFFVRTMPSDLYEMAAVAAVVDYYQWKIVTAIYVDDDYGRNGIAALDDELTARRCKISYKVGFPSNAKRSELLNLLVTVSNMESRVIILHTGAEPGLKLLSLANGLNMMGNGYVWIATDWLSSYIDANSSVPAETINGMQGVLTVRPHIPKSKMKSNLMSKWSSLSKKYNHSDLRLSAYGFYVYDSVWAVARALDAFFNDGGRISFKNDSRLRDETGGSLHLEAMSVFDMGNKLLGKIRQVNFTGASGQVQFNAQGELIHPAYDIISIIGNGVRTIGFWSNYTRLLSTVLPEDLYLKPPNTSLANQHLYDVIWPGETAQKPRGWVFPSNAKELIIGVPNRFSFKEFVTLDNGTGKMTGYCIDVFTQALSLLPYPVTYRFEAFGSGTENPHYDQLVQKIVDNEFDAAVGDIAITMSRTQTLDFTQPFIESGLVILAPVKKHITNSWAFLQPFTLGMWCVVGLSFLVVGVVIWVLEHRINDEFRGSPRQQLITIVWFSFSTLFFAHRENTMSTLGRGVLIIWLFVVLIIQSSYTASLTSILTVQQLDTSIRGLDDLKNSDYPIGFQVGSFAEEYMVKELNISRSRLKALGSPEEYAENLKLGPKKGGVMAIVDERPYVELFLSTNCKIAVAGSDFTSRGWGFAFPRDSPLQVDLSTAILTLSENGELQRIHDKWLKTEPGSSKSKRSLKRFFSFVDDREPPKQKRSLRLSGSSMPTTPTSNVDIERPVRPIRNGGVVNIES; this is translated from the exons ATGAAGATATTGTTTCTCATGTTGTTCCTTGTCTCCCTGTTCCTCTTCCCCAATGTGATCCACAAGAGCTTAGCTGCAAGGCCTTCAGTTGTGAGTATTGGTTCCATTCTTCGGTTTAACTCCACCACTGGAGGTGTTTCAGTGGTTGCCATCCATGCAGCCTTGGAGGATATAAACTCTGATCCTACAGTTCTAAATGGAACAATGTTACAAGTTGACATGAGGGATACAAATTGCGACGACGGTTTCCTTGGAATGGTTGAAG CTTTGCAGTTCATGGAGACTGATGCTATTGCAATCATTGGGCCACAATGCTCTACTATTGCTCATATCATTTCGTATGTCGCAAATGAGCTCCAGGTTCCTTTGATGTCCTTTGCATCTGATGCAACTCTATCATCAATTCAATTCCCATTCTTTGTACGGACTATGCCCAGTGATCTCTACGAAATGGCAGCTGTGGCTGCAGTTGTTGATTACTACCAATGGAAGATAGTGACTGCCATATACGTTGATGATGATTATGGTCGAAATGGCATTGCTGCTTTGGATGATGAACTTACTGCTAGGCGCTGCAAAATTTCCTACAAGGTTGGGTTTCCCTCAAATGCGAAAAGAAGTGAGCTTCTAAATTTGTTGGTTACCGTTAGTAATATGGAGTCTCGTGTTATTATCCTCCATACTGGTGCGGAACCTGGACTCAAGCTTCTCTCACTTGCGAACGGACTGAACATGATGGGCAATGGCTATGTATGGATTGCAACTGATTGGCTTTCTTCTTATATTGATGCTAATTCATCAGTCCCTGCTGAAACTATAAATGGCATGCAAGGTGTTCTGACTGTACGTCCACACATCCCTAAGTCAAAGATGAAGAGTAATTTGATGTCCAAATGGAGCAGCTTAAGCAAGAAATACAACCACAGTGATCTTCGCCTGAGTGCTTATGGATTTTATGTTTATGATAGTGTGTGGGCAGTAGCTCGGGCCCTGGACGCCTTCTTTAATGATGGTGGAAGGATTTCCTTTAAAAATGACTCAAGGTTGCGTGATGAAACTGGGGGAAGTCTTCACCTTGAAGCCATGAGTGTTTTTGACATGGGAAACAAATTACTGGGTAAGATTAGACAGGTGAACTTCACTGGGGCGTCTGGCCAAGTGCAATTTAATGCTCAGGGTGAACTCATTCATCCTGCCTATGACATCATAAGCATAATTGGAAATGGCGTGCGGACCATTGGTTTTTGGTCAAACTATACAAGATTGCTGTCGACCGTCCTTCCAGAAGACCTATATTTGAAGCCTCCTAATACTTCTCTTGCCAATCAACATCTCTATGATGTCATTTGGCCTGGAGAGACTGCACAGAAGCCTCGAGGTTGGGTCTTTCCTTCCAATGCCAAGGAGTTGATAATCGGCGTCCCCAACAGATTTAGCTTTAAAGAGTTTGTCACCCTAGATAATGGTACTGGGAAAATGACAGGCTATTGCATCGATGTCTTCACTCAAGCATTGTCTTTGCTTCCTTATCCAGTTACATACAGATTTGAAGCTTTTGGCAGTGGTACTGAAAATCCTCATTACGATCAACTCGTACAGAAGATTGTGGACAAT GAGTTTGATGCAGCAGTAGGGGACATTGCAATTACAATGAGCAGAACTCAAACTCTTGATTTCACCCAGCCCTTTATTGAGTCAGGCCTGGTTATCTTGGCTCCGGTCAAAAAGCATATAACGAATTCCTGGGCATTCTTGCAGCCATTTACATTGGGGATGTGGTGTGTTGTAGGGTTGTCTTTTCTTGTTGTTGGTGTGGTTATTTGGGTTCTTGAGCATCGAATCAATGATGAATTCCGTGGCTCACCACGGCAACAACTAATAACAATTGTTTG GTTCAGCTTTTCGACTCTATTTTTTGCACATA GAGAAAACACTATGAGCACCTTAGGACGTGGTGTTCTGATCATATGGCTATTTGTTGTTTTGATCATTCAATCCAGCTATACCGCAAGTCTTACTTCCATCCTAACGGTGCAACAACTCGATACTTCTATAAGAGGACTTGATGACCTGAAAAATAGTGATTATCCTATTGGTTTCCAAGTTGGTTCTTTTGCAGAAGAATACATGGTCAAGGAACTCAACATCTCACGGTCAAGGCTAAAAGCTCTCGGTTCTCCTGAAGAGTATGCTGAAAACCTCAAGCTAGGCCCTAAGAAAGGAGGTGTTATGGCCATTGTCGATGAGCGCCCCTATGTTGAGCTGTTTTTGTCAACTAACTGTAAGATTGCTGTAGCTGGCTCAGATTTCACCAGTAGAGGATGGGGCTTT GCATTTCCAAGGGATTCCCCTCTGCAAGTAGACCTGTCCACCGCAATCCTAACACTGTCGGAGAATGGGGAACTGCAGCGAATCCACGACAAGTGGCTCAAGACAG AGCCAGGGTCATCGAAATCGAAGCGCAGCCTCAAAAGATTCTTCTCGTTCGTCGATGACCGGGAGCCACCAAAGCAAAAGCGGTCCTTGCGCCTCTCAGGGAGTTCGATGCCAACAACGCCTACCAGTAATGTTGACATAGAAAGGCCGGTGAGGCCAATCAGAAATGGAGGTGTTGTTAATATAGAGAGCTAG
- the LOC112893756 gene encoding glutamate receptor 3.1-like isoform X1 has protein sequence MKILFLMLFLVSLFLFPNVIHKSLAARPSVVSIGSILRFNSTTGGVSVVAIHAALEDINSDPTVLNGTMLQVDMRDTNCDDGFLGMVEALQFMETDAIAIIGPQCSTIAHIISYVANELQVPLMSFASDATLSSIQFPFFVRTMPSDLYEMAAVAAVVDYYQWKIVTAIYVDDDYGRNGIAALDDELTARRCKISYKVGFPSNAKRSELLNLLVTVSNMESRVIILHTGAEPGLKLLSLANGLNMMGNGYVWIATDWLSSYIDANSSVPAETINGMQGVLTVRPHIPKSKMKSNLMSKWSSLSKKYNHSDLRLSAYGFYVYDSVWAVARALDAFFNDGGRISFKNDSRLRDETGGSLHLEAMSVFDMGNKLLGKIRQVNFTGASGQVQFNAQGELIHPAYDIISIIGNGVRTIGFWSNYTRLLSTVLPEDLYLKPPNTSLANQHLYDVIWPGETAQKPRGWVFPSNAKELIIGVPNRFSFKEFVTLDNGTGKMTGYCIDVFTQALSLLPYPVTYRFEAFGSGTENPHYDQLVQKIVDNEFDAAVGDIAITMSRTQTLDFTQPFIESGLVILAPVKKHITNSWAFLQPFTLGMWCVVGLSFLVVGVVIWVLEHRINDEFRGSPRQQLITIVWFSFSTLFFAHRENTMSTLGRGVLIIWLFVVLIIQSSYTASLTSILTVQQLDTSIRGLDDLKNSDYPIGFQVGSFAEEYMVKELNISRSRLKALGSPEEYAENLKLGPKKGGVMAIVDERPYVELFLSTNCKIAVAGSDFTSRGWGFAFPRDSPLQVDLSTAILTLSENGELQRIHDKWLKTGECLADNTQFVDSNQLRLESFLGLFLICGAACVLALLIYFGIMLRRYLKHEPPESISAEPGSSKSKRSLKRFFSFVDDREPPKQKRSLRLSGSSMPTTPTSNVDIERPVRPIRNGGVVNIES, from the exons ATGAAGATATTGTTTCTCATGTTGTTCCTTGTCTCCCTGTTCCTCTTCCCCAATGTGATCCACAAGAGCTTAGCTGCAAGGCCTTCAGTTGTGAGTATTGGTTCCATTCTTCGGTTTAACTCCACCACTGGAGGTGTTTCAGTGGTTGCCATCCATGCAGCCTTGGAGGATATAAACTCTGATCCTACAGTTCTAAATGGAACAATGTTACAAGTTGACATGAGGGATACAAATTGCGACGACGGTTTCCTTGGAATGGTTGAAG CTTTGCAGTTCATGGAGACTGATGCTATTGCAATCATTGGGCCACAATGCTCTACTATTGCTCATATCATTTCGTATGTCGCAAATGAGCTCCAGGTTCCTTTGATGTCCTTTGCATCTGATGCAACTCTATCATCAATTCAATTCCCATTCTTTGTACGGACTATGCCCAGTGATCTCTACGAAATGGCAGCTGTGGCTGCAGTTGTTGATTACTACCAATGGAAGATAGTGACTGCCATATACGTTGATGATGATTATGGTCGAAATGGCATTGCTGCTTTGGATGATGAACTTACTGCTAGGCGCTGCAAAATTTCCTACAAGGTTGGGTTTCCCTCAAATGCGAAAAGAAGTGAGCTTCTAAATTTGTTGGTTACCGTTAGTAATATGGAGTCTCGTGTTATTATCCTCCATACTGGTGCGGAACCTGGACTCAAGCTTCTCTCACTTGCGAACGGACTGAACATGATGGGCAATGGCTATGTATGGATTGCAACTGATTGGCTTTCTTCTTATATTGATGCTAATTCATCAGTCCCTGCTGAAACTATAAATGGCATGCAAGGTGTTCTGACTGTACGTCCACACATCCCTAAGTCAAAGATGAAGAGTAATTTGATGTCCAAATGGAGCAGCTTAAGCAAGAAATACAACCACAGTGATCTTCGCCTGAGTGCTTATGGATTTTATGTTTATGATAGTGTGTGGGCAGTAGCTCGGGCCCTGGACGCCTTCTTTAATGATGGTGGAAGGATTTCCTTTAAAAATGACTCAAGGTTGCGTGATGAAACTGGGGGAAGTCTTCACCTTGAAGCCATGAGTGTTTTTGACATGGGAAACAAATTACTGGGTAAGATTAGACAGGTGAACTTCACTGGGGCGTCTGGCCAAGTGCAATTTAATGCTCAGGGTGAACTCATTCATCCTGCCTATGACATCATAAGCATAATTGGAAATGGCGTGCGGACCATTGGTTTTTGGTCAAACTATACAAGATTGCTGTCGACCGTCCTTCCAGAAGACCTATATTTGAAGCCTCCTAATACTTCTCTTGCCAATCAACATCTCTATGATGTCATTTGGCCTGGAGAGACTGCACAGAAGCCTCGAGGTTGGGTCTTTCCTTCCAATGCCAAGGAGTTGATAATCGGCGTCCCCAACAGATTTAGCTTTAAAGAGTTTGTCACCCTAGATAATGGTACTGGGAAAATGACAGGCTATTGCATCGATGTCTTCACTCAAGCATTGTCTTTGCTTCCTTATCCAGTTACATACAGATTTGAAGCTTTTGGCAGTGGTACTGAAAATCCTCATTACGATCAACTCGTACAGAAGATTGTGGACAAT GAGTTTGATGCAGCAGTAGGGGACATTGCAATTACAATGAGCAGAACTCAAACTCTTGATTTCACCCAGCCCTTTATTGAGTCAGGCCTGGTTATCTTGGCTCCGGTCAAAAAGCATATAACGAATTCCTGGGCATTCTTGCAGCCATTTACATTGGGGATGTGGTGTGTTGTAGGGTTGTCTTTTCTTGTTGTTGGTGTGGTTATTTGGGTTCTTGAGCATCGAATCAATGATGAATTCCGTGGCTCACCACGGCAACAACTAATAACAATTGTTTG GTTCAGCTTTTCGACTCTATTTTTTGCACATA GAGAAAACACTATGAGCACCTTAGGACGTGGTGTTCTGATCATATGGCTATTTGTTGTTTTGATCATTCAATCCAGCTATACCGCAAGTCTTACTTCCATCCTAACGGTGCAACAACTCGATACTTCTATAAGAGGACTTGATGACCTGAAAAATAGTGATTATCCTATTGGTTTCCAAGTTGGTTCTTTTGCAGAAGAATACATGGTCAAGGAACTCAACATCTCACGGTCAAGGCTAAAAGCTCTCGGTTCTCCTGAAGAGTATGCTGAAAACCTCAAGCTAGGCCCTAAGAAAGGAGGTGTTATGGCCATTGTCGATGAGCGCCCCTATGTTGAGCTGTTTTTGTCAACTAACTGTAAGATTGCTGTAGCTGGCTCAGATTTCACCAGTAGAGGATGGGGCTTT GCATTTCCAAGGGATTCCCCTCTGCAAGTAGACCTGTCCACCGCAATCCTAACACTGTCGGAGAATGGGGAACTGCAGCGAATCCACGACAAGTGGCTCAAGACAGGTGAATGCTTAGCTGACAACACCCAGTTTGTGGACTCGAACCAGCTCCGCCTTGAGAGCTTCTTGGGCCTGTTTCTCATTTGTGGTGCAGCATGTGTCCTCGCACTGCTCATTTACTTCGGCATCATGCTACGCCGGTACCTGAAACATGAACCGCCCGAATCTATCTCCGCAGAGCCAGGGTCATCGAAATCGAAGCGCAGCCTCAAAAGATTCTTCTCGTTCGTCGATGACCGGGAGCCACCAAAGCAAAAGCGGTCCTTGCGCCTCTCAGGGAGTTCGATGCCAACAACGCCTACCAGTAATGTTGACATAGAAAGGCCGGTGAGGCCAATCAGAAATGGAGGTGTTGTTAATATAGAGAGCTAG